A portion of the Cryptomeria japonica chromosome 5, Sugi_1.0, whole genome shotgun sequence genome contains these proteins:
- the LOC131028850 gene encoding uncharacterized protein LOC131028850: protein MGFPDIWKWLCSLPRLDKWESSLISLQLCASQDNRRNFLLIADKILAPGGSVWCVTFSFALGGEWPSEYGGRALWVSNACPLGNEESMEKKTLPLISCLVEEILNRAPSKGRSTLFCKDTNISESSLLCVDPQSCKELCNFLFLCRLFWLCACESPFQVGSLYFDMVGSSLNRIMPPKETLKSFLVSMGADLEENFMRSLGYMYTKFICLNPEQQRFDPLTYSCSTSGYCAVRGYAPLLAMKNSQTHLQFQLPSTEDAVLQYVLSHQQMEAVIQLKYRAVVLNDCVEIEMSVDNVRCTVTQLAFGKTAAVSEEEHFPSKISLCLAPHDAAPVLMVTLNKSSANPVKKMTSHRFLLGTDYHSKFPVFVKSRCVNETSYSTDYVSSWKYEQSSEGKQGILEWVLYDNERGKEVASCRDCKGGGGVDSKRWWRERYRKGTRPFTAEGGVVFASDEYGQSVVWRLNKSCLQENCLKWSVKGCIWVSYWPNTYNTDYCETRYVEICEQVDLLIPNYQTV, encoded by the coding sequence ATGGGGTTTCCTGATATCTGGAAATGGCTCTGCAGTCTCCCAAGGCTTGACAAATGGGAGAGCTCTTTAATCTCTCTGCAATTATGTGCTTCTCAAGACAATAGGAGAAATTTTCTGCTAATTGCAGACAAGATTTTGGCTCCTGGGGGCTCTGTCTGGTGTGTAACCTTCTCTTTTGCTCTGGGCGGTGAGTGGCCTTCTGAGTATGGTGGTCGGGCTTTGTGGGTTTCGAACGCTTGCCCTCTTGGAAACGAAGAATCAATGGAAAAGAAGACTCTGCCTCTCATATCATGTCTGGTGGAAGAGATTCTGAATCGTGCTCCAAGCAAGGGCCGCAGCACATTGTTTTGTAAGGACACCAATATATCTGAAAGTTCTCTTCTGTGTGTTGATCCACAGTCCTGCAAAGAGCTCTGCAATTTCTTGTTTCTCTGCAGATTGTTCTGGCTGTGCGCCTGTGAATCCCCATTCCAAGTGGGTTCTCTGTATTTTGACATGGTGGGCTCTAGCCTAAACAGAATTATGCCTCCGAAAGAGACATTAAAATCCTTTCTGGTGTCCATGGGAGCCGATTTGGAGGAGAATTTCATGCGGTCACTGGGGTACATGTATACTAAATTCATCTGTTTGAATCCAGAGCAGCAGAGGTTCGATCCCTTGACCTATTCATGCTCCACCAGTGGATACTGTGCAGTCAGAGGCTATGCTCCTCTTCTTGCCATGAAAAATTCCCAAACCCATCTGCAATTTCAGCTACCCAGTACAGAGGATGCAGTGCTTCAGTATGTTCTGAGCCACCAGCAGATGGAGGCAGTCATTCAGCTCAAATACAGGGCAGTGGTGTTGAATGACTGTGTGGAAATTGAAATGAGTGTTGATAATGTGAGGTGCACTGTTACTCAATTGGCATTTGGTAAAACAGCTGCAGTTTCAGAGGAAGAGCATTTTCCTTCCAAAATAAGCCTGTGCCTTGCCCCACATGATGCTGCCCCAGTGCTAATGGTGACCTTGAATAAATCCTCTGCAAACCCTGTTAAAAAGATGACTTCCCATAGATTTTTACTTGGTACTGACTACCATTCAAAGTTTCCTGTCTTTGTAAAATCACGGTGTGTCAATGAAACTAGTTATAGTACTGATTATGTGAGTAGCTGGAAATATGAGCAGAGCAGTGAAGGAAAGCAGGGGATCTTAGAGTGGGTTTTGTATGATAATGAGAGGGGGAAGGAAGTTGCTTCATGCAGGGATTGCAAAGGAGGAGGAGGAGTGGATTCGAAGAGGTGGTGGAGAGAGAGGTACAGGAAAGGCACAAGGCCTTTTACTGCAGAGGGGGGAGTTGTGTTTGCAAGTGATGAGTATGGACAGAGTGTTGTGTGGAGGTTGAACAAATCTTGTTTGCAGGAGAATTGCTTGAAATGGAGTGTCAAGGGTTGCATTTGGGTGAGTTACTGGCCAAATACATATAACACTGATTACTGTGAAACAAGGTATGTGGAAATATGTGAGCAAGTTGATCTTCTCATTCCAAACTATCAGACAGTGTGA